The Bacteroidota bacterium region GCGCCGCTGGAGGAGCTGGAGAAAGCTCGACACCATGCGCAGCGGCTCCTGGAGGTCGTGGCTGGCGACGTAGGCGAACTGCTCGAGCTCAGCGTTGCGCTCCTCGAGTTGGTCGGCGTAGCGCTGGAGCGCAGCCTCGGCCTCGACCTGCTCGGTCACGTCCTGCGCCGTGCCCTGGATCCCGACCGCCTCGCCGCCGGCGTCGAGCACGGTCGCGCCCAGCGCGTGGATGTGCCGGAGGCGTCCGTCGGGATGGACGACGCGCTGGTTGATCTCGTAGCTCGACTTGTGCTCGAGGGTGCGGGCGAGGAGGACCCGGATGGGCTCGCGGTCGTCGGGGTGGAGGCGCTCGATGGCGCTGTCGAGCTTCGGCTTGATGGCGTCGGGCTCGAGCCCGAAGATGCGGAACATCTCGTCGGACCACGTGAGGTCGTTCGACTCGATGTCCCAGTGCCAGCTCCCGATGTGGGCGATCTCCTGGGCCTTCTGGAGCTGCGCCTCGGACTCGCGGAGGTCGGCCTCGGCCTGGCGCTGCTCGGTGACGTCGCTGAACGAGAGCACGACCGAGACGACGGCCCCGTCGGCGGCGCGGTCGGCGGCGCGGGCGTTGACCGAGTACCAGCACGTCTCGCCGCTGGGCTTGACCACGCCCTGGACGACGCCGCTGACCGGCCGGCCGGTGCGGAGGACCTCGCGCTCGGGCAGGTCGTCGTCGGGGAAGCGCGAGCCGTCCTCGCGGAGCAGGCGCCAGCGCGGGAGGCCCGCCACGCGCTCGAAGACCATGCGCTCGTCGAGCCCGAGCATCTCCTGCGCCGCCGGGTTGCTCATCAGCACGCGCCCCTCGGCGTCGACCATCATCAGCCCCTCCTCGACCGTCTCGACGACCGAGCGGATGCGGGCGTCGGCCTCGCGGCGGGCGGCCTCGGCGCGCTCCAGGCTGAGGAGCTGCACGACGGACTCGGCCATGACCTCGACGAGCTCGTGTTCGTGGGCGGCGAAGCCCTCGGGGCGCGGCTCGGGCGAGACGAAGTTCAGTGTCCCGAAGAGCGCGCCGTCGACGACGAGCGGGGTCCCGATGAAAGCGCGGAGGCCGTGCTCGGCATGGGCAGCCTTGCACGTCACGCTGTCGTCCTCGGCCGACACGTCGGCGTAGCTCACCGTCGTCCCGCGCTCGACGACAGCGTCGCAGAACGACTCCCGGAGCGGCATCTCGATCCCGGCGTGGACCTCCGGCACGGGGCTCTCGACCGTGCGCAGGCGGTAGCTCCGCTCGCCCGTGGCCTCGTCCACGACGGGCGTCTCGCTGAGGATGCCGATGGGCATCTCGAAGATCTCGCAGCCGGTGCGGAGGTAGGCCTGGAACGCCTCGGCGGCGGTCTCGTGGCGCGTCGTGGTAATGCGGTGGAGGAGCTTGAGGTCCTCGGAGAACCCGGCGAGGTCGTCGGTCCGCTCGGCGAGCCGGGCCGCGGCGCGGCGGCGCTCGGTGACGTCGCGCTGCGTGGCCACCCAGTGGGTGACGCGGCCGCCGCTGTCGCGGATGGCGTCGATTTCCCAGTCCATGACGAACGGGGTGCCGTCCTTGCGGTAGTTGTAGGTCTCGCCGGAGAAGGACTCGCCCGCCTCCAGGCACGCCCGCAGCCGGTCGAGCACGGCGCGCTCCGTCTCCGGCCCCTGGAGGAAGCGCGGGTTCCGCCCGAGGACCTCGGCGAGGGTGTAGCCCGTCAGCCGCGTGAAGGCGGCGTTGGCGTAGACGATCTCCGGCCCCGGCTCGTCGAGCCGGGCGTCGGTGATGACGACGGAGTCGCGGGCGTTCTCGACGGCGCTCGTCAGCAGGCGGAGCCGCCGCTCGTTGCTCTGCCGCCGGCTGACCTCCTCGAAGAGGACGCCGACGCGCCGCCCCCTCAGCGGGAACGCGCACACGCGGAAGACGCCGCGCTCGACCCGGTCGTCGCCGTACTCGACCGCGCCGAGGTCACGCGCCTCGCCGGTCAGGGCTACGCTCGCGTACGCCGCCGCGTGGTCCGTCCCCAGCGCCTGCGACGACGCCTCGCGGATCGTCCTGCCGAGGTCCGGCCGCACGTCGAAGCCGAGAGCGACCGAGGCGGCCTTGTTGGCCTGGACGAGCCGGAGCGAGCCGGGGTCCTCGGGGTCTTCGAGGTGGTAGACGAGGATGCCGAGCGGCAGCTTGTTGAGCAGGTCGAACGCGAGGTCGTCGGACATGGCGCGAGGGGCAGCGGGAGAAGGGCGAGGACTCCAACGGCGCAGGCGGTGGGCTGATCCGGGAGTGCGCCTTCGGCGCGGAGTGGGAGGAATGGGGAGAACGGGAGGAAGGGGAAGGAAGAGCGT contains the following coding sequences:
- a CDS encoding PAS domain S-box protein, with the protein product MSDDLAFDLLNKLPLGILVYHLEDPEDPGSLRLVQANKAASVALGFDVRPDLGRTIREASSQALGTDHAAAYASVALTGEARDLGAVEYGDDRVERGVFRVCAFPLRGRRVGVLFEEVSRRQSNERRLRLLTSAVENARDSVVITDARLDEPGPEIVYANAAFTRLTGYTLAEVLGRNPRFLQGPETERAVLDRLRACLEAGESFSGETYNYRKDGTPFVMDWEIDAIRDSGGRVTHWVATQRDVTERRRAAARLAERTDDLAGFSEDLKLLHRITTTRHETAAEAFQAYLRTGCEIFEMPIGILSETPVVDEATGERSYRLRTVESPVPEVHAGIEMPLRESFCDAVVERGTTVSYADVSAEDDSVTCKAAHAEHGLRAFIGTPLVVDGALFGTLNFVSPEPRPEGFAAHEHELVEVMAESVVQLLSLERAEAARREADARIRSVVETVEEGLMMVDAEGRVLMSNPAAQEMLGLDERMVFERVAGLPRWRLLREDGSRFPDDDLPEREVLRTGRPVSGVVQGVVKPSGETCWYSVNARAADRAADGAVVSVVLSFSDVTEQRQAEADLRESEAQLQKAQEIAHIGSWHWDIESNDLTWSDEMFRIFGLEPDAIKPKLDSAIERLHPDDREPIRVLLARTLEHKSSYEINQRVVHPDGRLRHIHALGATVLDAGGEAVGIQGTAQDVTEQVEAEAALQRYADQLEERNAELEQFAYVASHDLQEPLRMVSSFLQLLQRRYGEQLDDTADEYIAYAVDGAKRMQKLIQDLLAYSRVGTRGKAFRPIDMNELARTVQTDLSQALADHGATVEVGTLPTVSADETQMRQLLQNLVANAVKFRAEAAPVVRVSADEVEDGGRRVWRFAVADNGIGIEPQHAERVFQIFQRLHTRDEYEGTGIGLAMCKKIVERHGGRIWFESAPDAAQSATEGTTFYFTLPTSPFPSGRTDG